The sequence below is a genomic window from Chthoniobacterales bacterium.
TGGCCTCCTTGCCTTGCGCGCCTGCATTGAAGGCGCGGGCATGAATGTTCGCATTAACCTGGCCGGCTTGAAGGACGAGCAATTCAAATCCGCGCTTCAGGACAAGTTGCAGAAAGTCAGCGCCAGCTCCGAATCTGAGTTCAGGAAGATTCACTCAATTGTTGAAAGCAAGCTCGGGTGAGCCGCGAAGATCCTAACTGGCCACGCGCTTCTCAGTGGCTGGCCCAACGAAAGTCAGGCCCCGCCGCCCTGTCAGTTCTCGGCCTTCCGCTGAACAGCGGCGGAACGCCCGGCCAGTGCGAGCTGGCGCCCGCCGCGATTCGGCAGGCCCTCGATCGCTACAGCCTTTACGATCCCGGCGACGGGATCGACCTCGCCTCGTTGTCGGTCCTGGACTTTGGGGATGCCCCCCTGGCGGATGGATCGGTTGAAGAAATATTCTTTCGCACGGTTCAGAGCATCAAGAAAGCGGCGACGGAGAGCGTTGCCAACGTGCTCTTCGGCGGAGACAGCGCGATCACCTACCCGGCTGTGCACGCGCTCAACCTTCCGTTCGCGCGCTGCGGCCTGCTCACTTTCGATGCGCATCACGACGTGCGCGATCTCCAAGGCGGGCCGACGCCGGACAACCCAATTCGCGCTTTGCTGCGCGCGGGACTCCCGGGAACGAACATTATCCAAATCGGGATTCAGCCTTTTACCAATTCGCCGGCCTGCGCCCAGGTGGCGCACGACTCTGCGATCACCATCCTCACGGCAGACGAGGCCCAGACGCGGGGAATTGAGTCGGCGGTGTCGGATGCCCTGGAATTGCTGGCTGCAAAAACCGACGCCATTTATGTGAATCTCGATCTGGATGTGCTCGATCGCGCCTTTGCCCCTGCGTGTGCCGGTTCCCGGCCGGGCGGGCTTTCGCCGTGGATGTTGAGGAGAGGAGCCTATCTGTGCGGGGCGCATCCGTTAGTTCGGATCATCGATATTGTTGAAGTCGATCCGACCAAAGACGTCGCCGATTGCACCGTCCTGGCGGCAGCGTCGTTTTTCCTGGCTTTCGCCTCGGGGGTTGCACAACGGCTAAAAAGTTGAAAACGCTCGCTGTTCTTCACGCAACCCAACTCGTTACCCTGGCTGGTCCAAAGCGGCCCAGGGTGGGGGAGGAAATGGGTGAGCTGGCCGTCTTAAGAAACGGGGGGATGCTCGTGGAAGACGGTCAGGTCGTGAAGACCGGCCACTCGGACGAAATCGAGAAGGGGCTGCCGGCTGACACGCTCATTGTGGAGGCCGAGGGGAAAGTTGTGTTGCCAGGGTTCGTGGATGCTCACGCCCATCCCGTTTTTGGTGGAAATCGGGTGGATGAATTTGAAATGCGAGCGCGCGGCGCCACCTACGAGGAAATCGCGGCCGGGGGAGGCGGGATTCGCTCGACGGTGCGCAAAACCCGGGCCGCGTCGGAAGATGAGCTTCTCGCGCAGGCGAAGAAGCATGCGAATTGGTTTCTTCAGGGCGGGACGACAACCGTCGAAGCCAAGTCCGGTTATGGATTAACGTTAGAGGACGAGTTGAAGATTCTGCGCGTGATTAGCCGCTTGAGTCGAGAGACGCCGATCGAATTCGTGCCGACCTTTCTCGGCGCCCACGCGATTCCGGACGAATTCCAAAACGCCCCCGGGCAGTATGTCGCGCTCGTTATCCACAAAATGCTGCCGCGGGTTGCCGAAGAACAACTGGCCGAAAGCTGCGATATTTTCTGCGAGCGCGGCTATTTCGACATAGCCGATTCGGAAAGGATTCTCCGGGCGGCCCAGGAGCATGGTCTCCGGCTGCGGATGCACGTCGATCAATTAGCGAATTCGGGGGGAGCTTTTCTGGCGGCTCGGCTCCGGGCGGCAACAGCGGATCACCTCGAGCAGGTGAACGCGGCCGAAATTACCGCACTGGCCGAGGCAGGCGTTCAACCTGTGCTGCTGCCGGGGTCGGTCTACGCGTTGGGCAAAACCCGTTATCCGCCCGCGCGGGAAATGATTCAGGCCGGCCTGGGCGTGGTTCTCGCCACGGATTTCAATCCGGGTTCGTCTCCGACGCCCTCGATGCCGATGGTGCTATCGCTCGCCAGCACGCAAATGAAGATGACGCCGGCGGAAAGCGTGACCGCGGCGACAATAAACGCCGCTTACAGTCTGAACCGCGGCGACCGGATCGGTTCGCTCGAGTCCGGCAAGGACGCGAATTTTGTCGTCTACGATTGTCCCGATTATCGGGAGCTGTCGTATTACTTTGGAGTCTCGCGGACGCACGCTGTTTACGTGCGCGGCGAACAGGTGGATTGGTAGGGACGGTGCGCGGCGCCGTCCGGACGCCTCAAGCGCGGCGTCCCTACCTTGCGCATCACGCGGCACGCCCGTAACGTCGCTGCGCAAATGAAAGTAGAAGTCGAGAATCAACCGCAAGGCGTCGCCACCCTGCGGATAGAATTACCTCCCGAAGACGTGCGCAAAGAATGGGACGCCATCGCGGCCAATTACTCGCGTTATGCCCGGATTCCGGGATATCGCGCCGGCAAAGCGCCCCGTCAGGTCATCGAAAAGAAGTTTCGCAAGGAAATTCAGGAGGAGCTGACCAAGGCGCTCGTTTCCAAGAGCTACCACGAGGCGATTGCGGAAAAGCAGTTGCGGGTCGTTTCCCTGACCGACGTGGGTGACGTCGAATTTGGCGAAGACCGCTCGATGCGCTTCCGCGCGACGATCGTGACGGCCCCGGAATTCGAGCTTCCGGAATACAAAAACATTCCCGTGCAATTGCCGAGCACAGCGGTCACCGAGGCCGAAATCGATACCGCCATCGAGCGTCTACGCGATCAGTCAGCCGATTTCGTCGACGTCGCGGAGCGCGAGCTGGCCATGGGAGACTTTGCCGTCATCGACTTCACCGGCGCGATCGACGGTGTGCCGGTGAGCGAGATCGTGCCGGAGGCGAGCAAGAATCTTCATGGCGGGAGGAAATTCTGGCTGCACCTCGCGCCAGAGAATTTTCTTCCGAAATTCTGCGAGCAAATCGTCGGGATGAAGCCCGGGGATACCCGAAGCGTGCAGGTTCTCTTTCCCGACGATTTTCCCGTCACCGAACTCGGCGGGAAGAAAGCGGACTACGCGGTAACCTTGAATGAGATCAAGGAGAAGGTCCTGCCCGCGGTGGACGACGCTTTTGCGGCGAAGCTCATGCCGGACAAGACGCTGGCCGACTTGCGGCACACGATCGAGCACAATCTCGAGCACGAGAAGGAGCATGAGATCGAACGCGTCAAGGAACAACAGGTCGTAACGTTCCTGCACGAACGGATCAGTTTCGACCTGCCGCCGAGCCTGCTCAAAAACGAGACGCGGCGGGCGCTCAATGAATTGGTGCATCGGAATCGTGAGCGAGGCGTGCCCGACGAATTACTCAAAGGCAAAGAGAAGGAGCTGATCGAGGGGGCTGGTTCACTCGCCGCGCACCGTCTGAAAACGAACTTCATTCTTCACCGGATCGCCGAACAGGAGAAGTTCGAGGTGAGCCGGCAGGAACTGGACGAACGCATCCGCGCGCAGGCCGCGCATTACAACGTTTCCGTGGAAAAAATGAGGAAAGAATTTGAAGAAAACGACCGGATGAACGGCCTCGCGGAAGAGATCCTGCTGGGTAAGACCCTTGATTTCCTAAAGTCGAATGTTAGCGTTGAAACGACCTCCGAAGCACCGGCGGCCGACGCGCCGACGGAATAAAAAATGACCGCCACTAACAAAAATTTCTCTCAATCCGTCCTCATTCCGATGGTGGTCGAACAGACCGGCCGGGGTGAACGGAGCTACGATATTTATTCCCGGTTGCTGAAGGACCGGATCGTTTTCATCGGAACGCCGATAGACGATCACATTGCCAATCTCGTCATTGCCCAGCTCCTCTTCCTGCAAATGGAGGACGGGAAGAAGGACATCAATATTTACATTAATTCGCCGGGTGGCTCGGTGACCGCGGGCCTTGCGATCTACGACACGATGCAATTCCTGACCTGCGATGTGACGACCTATTGCCTTGGTATGGCCGCCAGCATGGGGGCGGTTTTGCTTTGCGCCGGAACCAAGGGGAAGCGATTCGCGCTCCCGAACTCGGATATCATGATCCACCAGGTATCGGGTGGGGCGCAGGGGCAGGCGAGCGATGTGGAGCGGCAGGTGGAATACATGTTCAAGCTCAAGAAGCGCCTGATCAAGATTATCTCCCAGCACACGGGCAAACCGGAGGACCAGGTCCGGCTGGATTCGGATCGCGATTATTACATGTCGGCGGCCGAAGCGAAGGCGTATGGCCTGGTGGACGAGGTCATCAAATCCCGCAAGGAAGCGAAGCTCCTGGATGGCGCCTCCCCAGAGGGTGCGGCGGCCATCGCCGAAGCCGCTTTGCCCCGGAAGATCGAGGAATAAAAGCTGCTATTTTAGCCCTTTACCATGGCGCGCGCTTCGAACCTCACAATGTGCTCCTTCTGTGGCAAAAGCCACGCGGAGGTGCGCAAACTTATCGCCGGCCCGGGCGTCTATATTTGCGATAGCTGCATCAATGTCTGCAAGAGCATCCTGGACAAGGAACTAAACGAAGATGCGCGCCGGCAGTCTTCAAATATTCGGGTCCCAAAACCGGCGGATATCCGGCGCTCGCTCGACCAATATGTCATCGGGCAGGATATCGCGAAGAAAACGCTGTCGGTAGCCGTCCACAATCACTTCAAGCGGGTCCTTCAAAGTTCGACGCCCGCCGATACTTCCGCGGCTTTTCAGCCCGATCCTTTCGCGGACGTTGAAATCGAGAAGAGCAACATCCTGCTTATTGGCCCGACCGGATCCGGCAAAACCCTTCTGGCCAAGACGCTCGCCAAGATTCTCGATGTGCCCTTTTGCATCGCGGACGCCACCACCCTCACCGAAGCCGGCTATGTGGGTGAAGACGTCGAAAACATCATTCTGCGATTGCTCCAAAATGCCGATTACGACGTGAAACGCGCGGAGATCGGCATCGTCTACATCGATGAGATCGATAAGATTGGCCGCAAGACGGACAACGTCAGCATTACGCGCGACGTCTCAGGTGAAGGCGTCCAGCAGGCCCTCCTGAAAATTCTCGAAGGCAGCACCTGCAACGTTCCGCCTCAGGGTGGCCGGAAACATCCGCATCAGGAGTACATCCAGGTTAATACCGAGAAAATTCTGTTTATCTGCGGCGGCGCGTTTGTCGGCCTCGACAAGATCGTGCAGAAGCGGATCGGTCAGCGGATGATGGGTTTCGGCAGCCCCACTTTGGAAGTCGAGGCTGCGCTGGCGAAAGAAGCTGTCCGGCACGTCGAGCCGGAAGATTTGCTCAGTTTCGGAATGATTCCGGAGTTCATCGGACGTTTGCCCGTTATCAGCGCCCTCGATGCCCTCACGGAAGAAGAGATGGTCGCGATCCTGACCGACACCAAGAACGCGATGATCAAGCAGTATACCAAGCTGTTCTCGATGGAAGGCGTGCGGCTGAGCGTGACCAAGGACGCCTTAAAGGCCCTGGCAGCGCAAGCCGTGACCAAGGGAACCGGGGCGCGCGCCCTGCGATCCATGCTGGAGCGGATCATGCTCGAGATCATGTACGACGTGCCGAGCCGCGAGGATATCGCCGAGGTCACGATCAATCGGGCCGTGGTGGAAGGGAAGAAGCTTCCGCTGATTCGGAAGAAGCAGGACAAGGACGCGGCGTAGCCGTTGCGCGGCCGCTATTCGTTAATCGTTAAGAGCGTTACATCGGCGGAGCTTTCGCTGTAACCATTTAACGATGTAACGTTTTGTGGTTTCTCATGCGCGTCGTCGTCATCAACACCGGCACCGAGCTACTCCTTGGGGATGTCCTGAATTCCCACCTTTCCCTTATTGCCCGCGAGATTTTTCCTTTGGGCTTGCGCATTGACCGGCAGATTACCGTGCCGGATGGAGAGGCGATTCGAAAGGCTATCGAGGAGTCTTTGGGCGCGGCCGAGATCATCTTCATCACGGGCGGACTCGGCCCGACGACGGACGACATCACCCGGGAAATTACCGCGGATCTTTTCGGTCTGAAATTGGAACACGATCCGGCGATCCTGAGCGCGATCCAGGAAAGGGCGGCGCGGCGCGGATTCCGGCTCACCGATCGGGTGGCGCGGCAGGCCGATGTTCCCGAGGGCGCAACGGTCCTCCCCAACGAGCACGGCAGCGCGCCGGGACTTTATTTGCCGGCGAACGGCGAACTGAAGCGCCCCCATCTTTTCCTTTTGCCCGGTCCGCCGCGGGAATTGCACCCGATGTTTCGCGGTTCGGTCCTGTCGCTTCTGGGCAAAATCGTTCCCCCGGAAAACGCGGCGGTTGAGCGACAGGTGCTGCGGATCGCGGGAATGGGAGAATCGCTCGTGGAAGAAGCGGTCGGCGAACAATTGCTGAAACTTCCGGGCCTCGAGCTTGGCTATTGTGCTCGCCCCGGAGAGATGGATCTTCGTTTGATAGGCCCACCGTCGGTCATTGCGCAGGCCCGGCAAATAGTCACCGAAAAGCTCGGTCCCTCGATCTTTTCGACCGATGGCAGCAACCTGGAAACGGTCGTCGTGAAAATGCTGACGGAACAGAATCGGACGCTGGCGTTGGTCGAATCGTGCACCGGTGGCTACCTCGCTCACCGCCTGACAAATGTCCCCGGCGCCTCCGCGGTTCTGCTTGCCGGTTACGTGACCTACTCGAACGAGGCGAAGACTGGCGCCGTGGGAGTCAATCCGGCCCTGATTGCTGAACACGGAGCCGTGAGCAGGCAGGTCGCCACCGCGATGGCGGAAGGCGCTCGCAAAAAAAGCAGCGCGGATTTCGCTCTGGCGACCACGGGAATTGCAGGCCCTTCCGGCGGCAGCGACGAGAAACCGGTCGGCACGGTTTTCATCGCGCTCGCGGCCCCGGATCAACCCACGAAGATCCAGAAGCGTTTTTTCCCGGACGATCGGCCGACGTTCAAAGAGCTGACCGCCCAGGCCGCGCTCGAAATGCTCCGGCGCGCCTTGATCGCGAGTTAGGGATCGACGCGGACCGGCGTGCCGACCTTCACGTGCGCGTAAAAGGCAGCCGCAGCCGGCTCCGGCATGCGAACGCAACCATGCGACGCCGGGTAGCCCGGGAGAATTCCCACGTGCATTCCGACGCCTTCACCCGTCAGGCGCATGAACCATTTCATCGAGGCACCGACGAAATGGGTACCGCTGGGCGCCGAATCGATCCGGGCGCTGATTCCGCCCCTCACCGTTCGGCCCTGGGAATCCTTGTAGTCGCCGTAGAGACTGGAGTGATGATCTTTGTCCTTTTCGAGCACGGTGAAATTGCCGCTCGGAGTGGTGTGGCCCCGTTTCCCGGAGGAGATTGGGCTGTCGATGGCGATTTCTTCGCCGGTCATCAGATAAGCGCGCTGTTTCGTCAGGGAAACAATGACGTGCGAGTTCTCGGGCGTCGTCTTCTGAAGCACGGCGTTGTTGGTGCTAATCGGGAGTTGCTTTGAGATCAGGTCGCTGGCTTTTTTCATCGGCTGGGGAGCGGCCGGTGAAGTGGAAGGCGCGAGCCTGGGAGGGTTTTGGCGCGTCTGGGTCGTTTTGGCCGGGGCGGGTGGCGGAGTCCGCCGTGGGATCTGGCCGGACGCCGAAGCCAGGGCAAAAGCGACACACCCTGCGACGAAGCTGGATCGAATAAAAACAGAGCTCACGTTGATTTAGCTTCCGGTGTAAGTATCGATTCGCTTGAGCCAGCCAGGAAGCCAGCGTGTTTCGTTCCGCTCCGGTGGCGAATTTCGGACCCGGTTTCTCAAGACGGTTTTAGCTGATTCCGCGAAGCTTTTGACGGCGTCACGTCCATTGGTTTCCTGCGACATTCCCTGAAGCACTTGTAACAATCCCCAACCCTGTCCTGCGTAACGCTCCGTGGCAAGAACACCTTCTCCTTTAAAATTCACGTAATCGACCAGCGCATAACATCCCATGGCGGAGCTTGCCACCCGGTCGAAGCGCTGCTGCACCCGGGCGGTGTTGCCTCCCCCGCTTTCTGCCAGCATTTTTGGAAGCGCCTGTTGCAACCGTTTGACGAGGAATTCCGCCTGAAGATCGATCGTTTTGGCGAGGAAGGCGCGCAATTCCCTCATTGGGGCGCTTTGGGCAGCCTGGTTGAATTCGGCGCGGGAATTCCAGGGACACTCCCCCCTGGCTTTCAAAACCGCTGGAAGCACCGTGCCTCGCTCGACTGCAAACGCGACAAATTTCGGAAAACTTTCCTCGAACGGGCCACGAACGCCTTTCGGGTACCAGATGAAGTGCCCGATGCCGAGCGAGGCAAAATTTTCCCCGGAATTCCAGGAAGTCAGGCCGGCCACTGTCCCGCCGCATTCGTTTTGCCAGATCCGATTTCCAATCCGGCGGGTTTCGGCGGGCGAGAGATTGATCGCGGCGATGCTGCTCGAGGCTGCGGCGATCACGAGGGCCGCCACGAGGAGGCTGGGGAGGCTCCGGCGGGGCGGGAGGGCTGCGCTTGACGATCCGGGTTTCCTCTCTAGCGTGCCAGTTCCCGCAGCGCCTAGATTCACAATCCCAACTGCGCGCGGCCTTCTTCTTTTTATGAAACGTATCATTATTTGCCTGGCCGTTCTTGGCGCGGCTTCGATTGGTTTAGCCGAGGATAAAGTACAGCTCAAAGATCAAAAGGACAAAGCGAGCTACAGCATTGGCCATGATATTGGCACCACTTTCAAGAAGCAAAGTGTCGAGCTCAACTCCGACGTATTTTTTGCCGGCTTCAAGGACGCTCTCGCCGGCAAGGAAGCGATGAAGAAGGAAGATCGGGACAAGGTCCTGCAGGATTTTCAAAAGGAAATGATGGAGAAACAGGCGGCAAACACGAAAAAAGCAGCGGAAAAAAACGCCGCCGAAGGGGAGAAATTCCTGGCGGAAAACGCCAAGAAGGACGGAGTGAAAACGACGGCAAGCGGGCTGCAGTACAAAGTCCTGAAGGAAGGCAGTGGCGATCCGCCCAAGGCGACCGATACGGTGGTGACGAATTATAAAGGGACCCTGCTCGATGGGACGGAATTCGATAGTTCCTACAAGCGGAATGAGCCTGCGACCTTCCCGGTTAGCCGCGTCATTCCCGGCTGGACGGAAGCGTTGCAGCTGATGAAGCCGGGTTCCAAGTACCAGCTTTTTATTCCCGGGAAACTCGCTTACGGCGAACGTGGGGCGGGACGTGATATCGGTCCAAACGCGACCCTGATTTTTGAAGTGGAGCTTTTAAGCGTCAAACCGCCGGAAGCGCCGGTGACGGTGGCTCCGGGTGCCGTGGCGCCTGGGACAACCCAGGTGAAGCCGTCGCCTGCCGGGTCCAATGCGCCGACTGCAACGCCGACGGCGCCGGCGAGACCCACCGCGAAGTAATCGAGGCTGCGCCGGGATTTGGCAAGCTGCTATTGCCGTTCTTCCGCCGGTTCCCAGGCGAGGCGCGGCGCATCGCCCCACAGGTCTTCGAGGCTGTAAAACTCGCGTTTTTCGCGACGAAAAACGTGCACGATGACCTGCATGTAATCGAGCACGATCCATTGGCTCGCCGGGAAGCCGTCCACGGAAACGGGGCGCACGCCGTGGTCGTCTTTTAATCTTTCTTCGATTTCAGCAGCGATCGCTTTCAGATGCGGCTCCGAGGTCCCCGAGCAAATCACGAAGAAATCCGTGAAGGTCGAGATTCCCTGGAGATCGAGGACGACAATGTCCTCTCCCTTCTTGTTCGCCGCGAGGTCCGCGCAACTCCTGGCTAGGTTTTCGGCAGTGATTTCTAAGTCTCCCTGTAAAGCTGACGCTCGCGGATGATTTGTTCGACGGCGGGCGGTACGAGATAACGAATGGATTGCCCGCTGGCAACCCTGTTTCTGATGTCCGTCGCGGAAATATCGATGTGCCGGTGAATTACAGGATACGGGTGCTCGAACTTCAGGCCGCTCCGATCGAGCACCACGAATTGCACCAACTTCTCCAGTTCCGCGAAACGATGCCAGCTCGGCAGTTGCGCGACATTGTCTTCGCCGATGAGATAAATGAATTCGGAATCCGGCTCGCGCCGTTTCAGCGCTTCGATGGTTTCCACGCTGTAGGAAGGGGCGGGGCGCGCTAGCTCCAGCTCATCGAGACATAAGCGCGGCTCGCCTTCGATCGCGGCACGAATCATTTCCACGCGCAGATCGGCCTCGGCCGGTTTCTGCCCTGTCTTGTGGGGAGAGCGCGCGGCTGGAATGAAAAGCAGGCTGTCCAGCCCAAGTTGCTCCAGGGCATCGCGGGCCAGGAGCAAATGCCCGTGGTGAATGGGGTCGAAGGTGCCTCCGAAGATGCCGATCTTTTTCAATGCGTGAAATCTTGTTTCGCAGTTCGACGCCAAAAGTAAAGTGGACCTCGTGAAAAGCGCTCCGCTCGGTCAATTGATCCTCACTGGCGTTCCCGGCTACGAACTCGATTCCGAAAGCGCCGCCTTGTTTCGGCGAATCCAGCCGGGCGGCTTCATTCTCTTTGGGCGCAACATCCAAAGCGCGGCGCAGCTTCGGAAGCTGATCGACGATCTGCGGGACCTGAGCGATATCGAGCCGATCATCACGATCGACCAGGAGGGAGGCCGCGTTTCCCGGCTCCGGTTGATCGGCAACGAGCCGCCAAACGCCCAGCAATTGCGGGATCGCAACGACGTTGCTCTCGTCCAGCGGCACGGGGACATCACCGGTCGGCTTCTGCGGCTCTTCGGATTCAACCTCGATCTCTGCCCGGTCCTGGATATTTCCTTCGATGACGAGGCGGATAATTCGCTCCGGGGCCGTTGCTACGGCAAGAACGTTGAGCAGGTGGCGCGGTTGGCCGGGGCTTTCAATGAGGCCATGCGCGAGCAGGGGATCCTGAGCTGCGGCAAACATTTTCCCGGTTACTCGGCCGCAACCGTGGACGCGCATCACGATCTGCCGAAGATCGAGCGCAGCCGTGCCGAGCTGGACAGGGAGGAGCTGGCTGTCTTCCGGGCCTTCGCCGGAGGCCCTAACGCGGTCGATAGCATGATGATCTGCCACGGGTGGTATCCGACCTTTAATTCGGCGAAACGGCCCGCCTCGCTTTCGCGGGAGATCATCACGAATCTGTTGCGAGACGAATTTCGGTTCGAGGGCCTGATCATGACCGACGATCTGGATATGGGCGCGATCCTCAACGAGTACGGCCTCGAAGATACGATTCGGTTGGCGATCGAGGCCGGCAACGATTGGGTCATGATCTGCCATCGCATTGCCGCCATCGACGAGGTCCATTCCGTCCTTGGAAAACTTCCGGCCGACGAAATTCAGCGTGCCCTCGATAACGTCGCTCGCACAAAAACGAAGCTGGCGGCGCCCGACGCCTTTTCGGAAACGAAGTTCCGGGAAGTCGACCGCGAGATCTGGGACCTGCGGGTGGCGGTCCTGGGTGAAGAAGAGGCGGCCCGGCGCAGCCCTGAGGATGGCAAGCGTTCGCCGGTGGAGACGTATTGAGCGAATGGCCTCTTGCCGGCCTTCGCGCCGATGCGATTGACGGCTCTTGCGTCCGCCCATAACATTCGCGCGTGCAAACGGAGCTGGAGCAATTGCTCGTTCTTCAAGAACGGCAGCAAAAGATCAGGCAAATCCAGGCCGAGATCAAGACCATGCCGCAGCAGCGCCAGGGTCTGGAGGCCCAGCTGGCAGCCAGTGCGGCCGCGGTTGCTGCTCTCAAGAGCAAGGCCCAGCATCTGGAAATGGACCGGAAAAAGCTCGAGCTGGATGCGGGCACCCGCCAGGAGAGCATCAATCGCCTGAAGACCCAGCAATACGAAACGCGCAAGAACGATGAGTTTCGCGCCATGGGCAATGAGATCGAGCGTTACGAAAACGAGATTCGCTCAATCGAGGACCAGGAACTCGAACTGATGGATCAGGCCGAAAAGGCGAAGGCCGAATTGGCCGCGGAGGAAAAGAAGGCCTCCGGCATCCGGGATTCAATTGCCCGCCAAATGGCTGATCTGGACGAGAAAGGGAAAACGCTCGAGGGCCGTTTGAACGAACTGACCGCGGAGCGGACGGAGCTTTCCGGCAAAATCGAGGAGGACCTGCTCGGGCGTTTTGAACGGCTGTTTGCCAGCAAAGGCGACGCGGCGATCGTCGCCCTGGAGCACGAAGTCTGCACCGGTTGCCACATGAAGGTGACGACCCAAACCGCCCATCGGGTGAAGAACGGCAAGGAAATCGTCAGCTGCGAGCAGTGCGGCCGGATTCTCTACGCCGCGGAATAATCGTTGGATCAGACGTTGAACCGGAATTCGACCACGTCGCCGTCTTTGACGACGTAATCTTTCCCTTCGATCCGCAGCTTGCCGGATTCGCGCGCTTTCGCGTGGGAACCAAGTCCGACGAGGTCGTCGTAATGAACGACCTCGGCCGCGATAAAGCCGCGTTCGAAATCCGAGTGAATGACGCCGGCCGCCGCGGGGGCCTTGTCGCCCTCCCGAATGGTCCAGGCGCGCGTTTCCTTTTCACCTGTGGTCAGGTAAGTGCGCAGGCCTAACAGATGGTAAACGGCCCGGATCAATGCGCTGACCCCACTGCCTTCGACGCCGAGATCGCGCAGATATTCCTGTGCCTCCGCTTCGCTCAAATCCACCAGCTCGCTCTCGATTTGCGCGCTGATCACCACCGCTTCCGTGGCAAAATGGTTCCGGGCATATTCCTGGACCGCGCCGACGAAAGAATTCTTCTCTGCCCTGCCGAGATCGGATTCGGCGACGTTGCAGGCAAATAACGTCGGCTTCGAACTCAGGAGAAAGAACTCGCGCGCGATCTCCTTTTCTTCCGGCGTCAGTTCGAGAGTGAGCGCCGGTTTTCCGGAATCGAGGTGGGGGAGGAGCTTGTCGATGACGGCGACTTCCGCCTTGGCCGTCTTCGAGCCGGCGCGCACTTCCTTTTGCAAACGATCATGCCGTTTCTGGAGTGACGCCAGGTCGGCCAGGACGAGCTCCGTGTTGATCACCTCAATGTCGCGCACCGGATCGATGGCCCCGCTGACGTGGTGGATGTCAGCGTTCTCAAAACATCGAACCACCTGCACGATCGCGTTTACTTCGCGAATATGACTCAGGAACTGATTGCCGAGGCCTTCGCCGGCGCTGGCGCCCTTCACGAGGCCCGCGATGTCCACGAACTCGATCGCCGCCGGGATTATCTTTTGCGAATGCGAAAGTTTCGAGAGGACCTCAAGGCGGGAATCCGGGACACTGACCACGCCGAGATTCGGGTCAATCGTGCAGAAAGGATAATTGGCGGCCTGCGCTTTTCGGGTGCGCGTGACAGCATTGAACAGCGTGGATTTCCCCACATTCGGCAAACCCACGATTCCGGCGCTCAGCATAAGCGCGGAGGGTAAGGCCGCTGGGAAGGAGTTGCAATCCGCGCGGCACGAAGATATCGGACCGGCGGGATCCAATCGCGTCAACCGTTGCGACGCGTTCTGCCAAAATTGTGCTCAGCGAGAAAAATTTTTTCTTTTGGAACGTCCAACATAGTAATCAACTGGTCTCGGATATTCCCCAACGAGGTCTTGGGGCTGTAGATTTCCCATCGCTCGCATTCGCGGGCGTCGGAGAAAATCTTCCTAAGATACGGAATGTCTTGGCCCGAGGTCGAATAGCCGATCAACCGAATCACCGTGGCGTGGGCGCAGGTCGTCCGTAAGCGCGCCGTCAGGTTTCTCGCGTATAATGGCGGAGGCCGGTTGAGTTCTCTTCGC
It includes:
- the ychF gene encoding redox-regulated ATPase YchF translates to MLSAGIVGLPNVGKSTLFNAVTRTRKAQAANYPFCTIDPNLGVVSVPDSRLEVLSKLSHSQKIIPAAIEFVDIAGLVKGASAGEGLGNQFLSHIREVNAIVQVVRCFENADIHHVSGAIDPVRDIEVINTELVLADLASLQKRHDRLQKEVRAGSKTAKAEVAVIDKLLPHLDSGKPALTLELTPEEKEIAREFFLLSSKPTLFACNVAESDLGRAEKNSFVGAVQEYARNHFATEAVVISAQIESELVDLSEAEAQEYLRDLGVEGSGVSALIRAVYHLLGLRTYLTTGEKETRAWTIREGDKAPAAAGVIHSDFERGFIAAEVVHYDDLVGLGSHAKARESGKLRIEGKDYVVKDGDVVEFRFNV